From Camelina sativa cultivar DH55 chromosome 5, Cs, whole genome shotgun sequence:
ttgcatgACAGATTCCGAAGAACCCCCGAACACGTCGGCGACCCAAGCACTAACCGAGATGTTGCAAGCAGGAGAAGTTAGGTGGAGTTCGTTTACGCGAGCCCGAAATGTAGCAGCTCTCAACGCCCCAATAGCTCAAACCGTTCCTGCCCCGGTCCCAACTGTCCCCGTTGTACATCTGAACCCGCTGCCCCTTGCTGAACAAGCAAGGAGTGAAGGTGCGGACAACTCCCTCATTCATAGAGGTAGCGATCCTTCCTTTTCTAGTTATGATTCCTCATAGTCAAAAGATTCCGAGAGAAGAGAACAATTCAAACcccctcctttttttttttctacgtgATCAGATTTTTTGAGTTCATCTGCGACTTCCACCCCCTACGCGCCATGGTCAGGAAGCCATCACTTCGCGAACTGAGAGAGCAGTCACAGCCATCTTGGAGGGTCCAAGCCGGTGACGTCGACGCAGCGTTGGCCTCCGCCCTTCGCGCTGTTCAGCCTACACCATCTCCGGTAGGCAGTGAGGAGGTCAACCAAACCCTAGTGGCCCCGGCTGGTCCCTCTGGTCCAGCCAAGGAGGTAATGATTGTTAGCTCGCAATCAACTCATGGTGAGCCGTCCCCGATGCCAAAAAGGGCCCGTAACGACAATTCCCAGGTCCCTGAGGCGAGGAGCCGTGAGAGTCGAGGAAGTCACTCCGCAGGGGGTAACCCCGAAGCCCCCGCAGGCGATCCGGTTGCCTCGGGGAATGGCTCATCGTCGAGCCGCCCGTACCATTGGAGGTTTGCTTACTCCCGGGATTTCCCTGCGGTGGAAGACTATCTTGGGATGGCCACCCTCTTTCGGTACTTGAAGACCGCCAACTGCCAAGTCCCGTTGGTGAAAGACCTCGCCGAGAGGGAGGCCTACATCGAAGCGATGGCGGCTCATGCAAGGGTAAGCTGAATTGGAGTACCGCTGTTCGGACCCAATTATGctttcctttatttgtttttccctttGACACAAGTACCGTGTTCATTTTTCATTTACTTTTGGTTTGCTTGCAGTCCGCGGCCGCTGACAACAAGCTGGTGGCGCTTTATGAGCGGAGGCTGAAGGACACCCTGCAGGCTGCTGAGCTAGAGAACACGACGAGGGTGGTTCATGAGCTCACGACGGCTCTCAAGGCTGCGCAAGAAAGGGAGGGAGCTGCGAACAACAAGGTCGCGCCCATGGAAGATGAGATCATTTCCTTGAGGAGTGTTCAAGACAGGCTACTTTCCGTCAAAGCTGACCCCTCCTCCGCCAAGGATGCTCAAGCGAAGACAACAAAAGATCGGGACCTCCTGCAAAAAGAGAACCGATGGCTGAAGGAGAAAGCGGCGGGGGCTGACCAGCGGTACGCGGAGGCGACTCGTCAGGCAGTTCGTGACGCCAAGGAATGGATGTCTCGAGACTACCGGGCGGTTTTGGATTCCGTGAAGAGCAAATGGGAAACGAAGAAGGAGCAGACCGCAGTTGAATGCGATCTTGCAGAGATCGAGTCCAACCTTCTCCTGATTAAGCAGATCGACGAGGGGAGGACGTCGGTTGCGGAGGAAGTGCAGGTCCTCGAGACTCAGCGGGCGGTCCTTGCGGTTAGGTCCAATTCCTTGATGGTTTAATTGCGCTTATGGAGGTCGATGCCGGAACGGGAGTCCTGCGTGGTCTGAATGAGCACGGGAGCAACATGAGCGCTGCAGTGGATCCGGAGGCCGGAACGAGGGAGGAAGACGTTTGATTTATGTTCTTTACGCCTTTATTTCGTTTTATTTATAGACTCTGAATCGTTTTCCCTGGAGGGCTTTTATCCTGAACTTGACTTGCTTGCCTGGGAAGGCatttaaatccttttttttgtttagtttggtttttcGGACTTACTTCGAATGCGTGAATTTTAtcatcactttttattttcttcggCTGCCTGATCAAACACGCACCTAGCGAGGGCGGACGTGCGAGAGGTAGGTTCTGGGGAACCTTAACCGGGGATCCGCTGTATCAGTTCTGAAAAGCTCGTAATCAAACGAGTCGTTCGAGCATGGAGATCCCTGGGGGATTCGGAAGTGTTTCGAGTTGGGTAGCAGGATAATCTTTATTTCCGCGTGAAGTTGTGGCGTTAGATCCGTTATTGTTGAAGAGGTGTTCGGGCGATTCGAATTGACCTAACTTGGGTAGCGAGGTTATTTGAAACTCGCATGCGATGCCCAGGGgcgtttttgttgtttgtctgTTTTGCTTTCGAACTGTCTTACTTCATCTTGTGATTGGCAAAAATTACTTAATGTTAAAGTAATGCAACGCTTATGAGCGAATCTGGTCATGGTGCCAGGCTTGCATGTTGCTAGGGTGGTTATAGATGTGGAGGAAATTATATTGGAGAGGTGGCTGCGCTCGAGGGATCgagctgcctacgtaccccgtaAAGGGCTCAAGCCAAATCGTAGTTCGGTTATTATCAATACTTATTAGAAGTATTTCTTGAGGTTCATGACGTTCCAAGGTCGGAGCTCGGCTTTACCGTTGCTCTCGTCTTCGAGGCGATAAACGCCATTGCGAACGTCTTCGATAATGCGGAAGGGTCCTTCCCACTTGGTCCCCATTTTCCCAGCGTTCTTCTCCTTTCTATGATCAAACACCTTACGGAGCACTTGATCCCCAAGGATGAAATGCCGAGGCCGGATCTTCTTCGAGTTATAGAAGCGGGAAATGGTATTCTGGTAGTTTTGAACTCGCACGTAAGCTTGTTCTCTTTTCTCGTTAATGATGGCGAGGTTATCACGTAGTGCTTCGCTGTTCACCTCCtcatttttgagagaaaaaactCGGCGGATACTACCCACGGAAATTTCTGCCGGTACTACGGCTTTGATCCCGTAGGCTAGGGAGAAGGCGGTTTCGCCGGTGCTACCACGATGCGTAGTCCGGATGGCCCAAAGGACCCCGAGGAGCTGGGCATCCCAACCGGACTTTGCAGCGGCCAGACGGCGCTTGAGGCTGTGTAAGATCAGTTTGTTGGCGGCCTCGCCTGCCCGTTTCCTTGGGAATATCGAGGGGTGGATGGAGTTAACCGTATACCCTAGTCATCGCAAAATTTTTGAACTGCGGAGGACACCACGTTCGTTCCGTTGTCGGTTACGGTCTCGTAGGGGATTCCGTGTCGGCATATCACGTTTTTCCAGAGGAAATCCTTCACGTTCTCCCTCTTAATGGACTGGTAGGATTCGGCCTCGATCCATTTAGTAAAGTAATCGGTTACAACCAATAGGTTAGTAACACGTCGCTTTCCCGACTGCTCGAGAGGTCTAATAGCATCCATTGGCCACCGCATGAAGGGGTAAGGAGCAGAGACCGAGCTCATCGGCTCAGCGGGCTGGTTGATCATGGGTGCATGACGTTGACTGGGGTCACACTTTTTGGCGTGCTCGTCACAGTCCGCGAGCATGGTCGGCCAGAAATATCCCTGCCGTTTTATTCTGAGGGCCAGTGATCGCCCTCTGGAATGATTCCCACAGAGACCCTTGTGAGCCTCTTTCATGATGCTGAGGGTTTCATTCCCGTGTACTCACCTGAGATAAGGTCCGTAGATGCATCGCTTATACAGCTCTTCGCTGATGATGCAGAACCTTGCGTTTTGAGCTTTGAGCTTACGCGCTTGCCATCGGTCCTTGGGGGTGGCTCTGTTTGTGATGTAATCGCGAATCGGGACATGCCAATCCGTTTCTGGTTCCGTTTCCTGCTCATCTCAGGAGATAAGATCGTCTAGAAGCTCAACGTCCCGGTCGGGTGCCCGCTCGGGTCCTTCCTCGTCGGGGCCGGTTCTGACCTCAACTTGGTGGACGCTTTGGGCTTTAAAGGGGATAGAGATGCTAGGTTCGTCTATGTCTTCGACGGATATGTCTCGTTTGTCTGAGGGGTCGGACGTGGAAGCCAGCGCGGCGAGGGCGTCAGTGGCCGAGTTCTCTCCCCGGGGAGTTTTCGTAAGTTCAAACGATGAGAATTGCTCCGCCATCGATGGAACGATTCGGAGGTCGGCGTCTATCCGTTCACAGTTTGTGTCGTAGTTTCTGTGGTATTGGCTGGTGACGAGTTTGTGTCACAGAATGTAGTGAGCTCCTTAACTCCTACACATAATGCCTGCCGGAGACCGCCTATTAGGGCTTCATACTCGGCCTCATTGTTTGAGGCTGCGAACCCGAGTCGGAAGGACTGTTCGATGATTTCATTGGTCGGGGATACGAGTCGAATTCCGATCCCGCATCCCTGCCTGGATGATGCTCCGTCCGCGTACAGTGACCATCTCTTGGATCGGTTTTTGGTGCATTCGTTGGTTGCGGCGAGCTCGATTACGAAGTCAGCGAGGACCTGTGCTTTGGCGCAGGTCTTATGTCGGTACTCGATATCGTATTCGCTGAGTTCTATAGCCCATTTGGCTAGTCTGCCCGATTTGCTGGAACTGTGGAGGATGGTCCGAATGGGCTGAGACGTCATCACCACGATTGTGTGTGACTGGAAATAGAGGCGTAGCTTGCGGGCTCACATCACGAACGCCAGGGCTAGTTTTTCCATGGCGGGATACCGTTTTTCAGCGTCGACCAGGGTTTTAATGACGTAGTAAATGGGTTTCTGCTCTCCCTCGTGTTCCCAAACCAGTACCCCGCTTACTGTGGAGTCAGAAACGGCAATGTAGAGAAAGAGATGTTCCCCATCCGCTGGCTTCGAGAGGACGGGGGGCTCGGTGAGGTACTTTTCAGTTCTTAGAATGCTTCCTCACACTTGTCATCccacacaaattttaaattacctTTCAGCAACTGATAAAATGGGAGGCAATGGTCCGTAGATCGCGCGATGAATCGGTTCAGGGTTGTCAGTCTTTGTACCTCCCGAGTTGTCTTTAGCGAAGGCATCTCGAGGAAGGTCGCGATCTGTTTTGGGTTCGCTTCGATCCCGCGTTCCGTGACCAGAACTCGCCGGATGCGACCCCGAACATGCATTTGGTCGGGTTGAGTTTTATCCCGTACAGGTTCAATATTTTGAAACATTCTTTGAGTTGAGAGACGTGATCCTGCTCGCGCATTGACTTGACGAGCATATCGTCGATATACACCTCCATAGTTTTTCCGAGGTGTTCGGCGAACAtcttggtgacagcttgtcctgtgggaaggttgttaaagggtgaggaccagggttcgaggaacgcctggcgcaccaataacctactagtggattgggatatccacagtgatgggttagggccagcttggggttcGTTTggacggctagcagtgaggctagttggctagcagtgaggctagcggggtccacgggacgggttgttacaataaaaatcgattttaagTCCGAAAGGCATTACTTTGTAGCAGTAAGTGCCTCAATCGGTAACAAAGGCGGTTTTTTCTTGGTCGGCGGGATCCATCAGAATCTGATTATATCCCGAGAAGGTGTCCATAAAGGACAGGATCTCGTGACCGGCGGTTGCTTCGACCAATTGGTCGATATGAGGGAGAGGGTAATTGTCTTTCGGACAAGCTTTATTAAGGTCTTTGAAATCAATGCAGATCCGCCAtttcccatttttctttttgaccaccaCAGGGTTGGCCAACCATTCAGCATACTGAACCTCGCGGATAGACCCTATTTTCAGAAGCTGGTCCACCTCATCGTTCACTGCTTTCCCTCTTTCGGGGCCGAGCTTGCGACGTTTTTGTTTTACCGGTTTGTAGGTGGGGTCGACGTTTAGTTGATGAGACGTAACGCTAATGTCGATGCCTTTCATGTCCGATGAGGACCAAGCGAAGGTATCGCTGTTCAGACCCAAGAATTGGATCAGGTCATTTCTTGTATTGGTGGTCAGGTCGGCCCCGATCCCGACGCATTGTTCCGGATGTCCTTCCATAATCGAGACTTTGTCGACCTTGGTCATTATGGGTCCGCGCGAGGTGAGATCTTTGCGACTAATAAGCTGACGAGCATCGAGTTTGTCAGCGATCATTAATTGCTATTGAGCGGACTTCTTAATTAAATCGTAGCCGCCTCTATAACATTGTCTTGAGGTGCGTTGACTACCGTAGATGGTTGCGATCCCACCCATGAGATGGGAACTTAACGCACTGGTGGTACGTTGATGGGACCGCCTTCATCCCGTATAACCATGGTCTATCGAGAATGGCGCAGGACGGTCGACGACCACAAAGTCGACTAGGCGCCGTACCCCCCCGGGCTTACACTATGAATGAAATGGTGCCCTTGGCTAAGGTTGTATCGCCGGCGAACCCGGTGAGTGGGGTTTTGGCCTTTTGCAGCTCGGAGTCGGGGTAGCCCATCCGTTTAAATGCGTCATAAAATAAGAGATTGACTGAGCTCCCAG
This genomic window contains:
- the LOC109132831 gene encoding uncharacterized protein LOC109132831 — translated: MAEQFSSFELTKTPRGENSATDALAALASTSDPSDKRDISVEDIDEPSISIPFKAQSVHQVEETEPETDWHVPIRDYITNRATPKDRWQARKLKAQNARFCIISEELYKRCIYGPYLRGRSLALRIKRQGYFWPTMLADCDEHAKKCDPSQRHAPMINQPAEPMSSVSAPYPFMRWPMDAIRPLEQSGKRRVTNLLVVTDYFTKWIEAESYQSIKRENVKDFLWKNVICRHGIPYETVTDNGTNVVKRAGEAANKLILHSLKRRLAAAKSGWDAQLLGVLWAIRTTHRGSTGETAFSLAYGIKAVVPAEISVGSIRRVFSLKNEEVNSEALRDNLAIINEKREQAYVRVQNYQNTISRFYNSKKIRPRHFILGDQVLRKVFDHRKEKNAGKMGTKWEGPFRIIEDVRNGVYRLEDESNGKAELRPWNVMNLKKYF